In one Arenibacter antarcticus genomic region, the following are encoded:
- a CDS encoding sugar phosphate isomerase/epimerase — MRKKITRKEWGHLTLSGLALLFVPLDCLAMSSPYLLSKDEKDIVLGVQTYSFRDRSLDKAIQGMKELGIKSCELWEGHVEPLEFMWKRNSTPEETKFKKDGLAKWRSTVTMDEIKSIRDKINNAGINIQAYNGSFKDNVTDNDLDLIFRIAKNLGTDTLTTSATVAVMKRVDKFAQKYRIKVGMHNHSHVENPNEFATPKSFTEGMKGNSEYIRINLDIGHFTASNYDPVEFIRQNHKKIVCIHIRDRKKNQGPSVPFGEGDTPIKEVLKLIRDNQWSIPANIEYGYDGNDTMIEMKHSVSYCKTNR; from the coding sequence ATGCGAAAAAAAATAACAAGAAAGGAATGGGGACATCTAACTCTAAGTGGTTTAGCATTACTTTTTGTGCCATTAGACTGTTTAGCAATGAGTAGTCCCTATTTACTTTCCAAAGATGAAAAGGACATCGTTCTTGGGGTTCAAACCTATAGCTTCCGTGACCGATCCTTAGATAAAGCCATTCAGGGAATGAAGGAATTAGGGATTAAAAGCTGTGAGTTATGGGAAGGCCATGTAGAGCCTCTAGAATTTATGTGGAAACGTAATTCAACACCAGAAGAAACCAAATTTAAAAAAGATGGATTGGCAAAATGGCGTTCCACTGTTACTATGGATGAAATCAAATCTATACGAGATAAAATTAATAATGCAGGAATAAATATCCAGGCCTACAACGGATCCTTTAAAGACAATGTCACAGATAACGATTTAGATTTGATTTTTAGAATAGCTAAGAATCTGGGAACTGATACCCTGACTACATCGGCCACGGTAGCTGTGATGAAACGTGTAGATAAATTTGCCCAAAAGTATAGAATAAAGGTAGGTATGCACAACCATTCGCACGTTGAAAATCCCAATGAATTTGCGACGCCTAAAAGCTTTACGGAAGGAATGAAAGGCAATTCAGAATATATCCGGATAAACCTCGATATCGGACATTTTACTGCTTCCAATTACGATCCAGTTGAATTTATACGCCAAAATCATAAGAAGATAGTATGTATCCATATTAGAGATCGAAAAAAAAATCAAGGCCCTTCTGTTCCATTTGGAGAAGGGGACACCCCTATCAAAGAAGTATTGAAATTGATACGAGACAATCAATGGTCCATTCCTGCCAATATTGAATATGGCTATGATGGAAATGACACAATGATCGAGATGAAACATAGTGTAAGCTACTGTAAAACGAACAGATAA
- a CDS encoding metallophosphoesterase, whose product MRILCIDFKKAIVLFKRNFQNWNFPTLALICCLSGLSVSAQDNYEPPHLSSPDSWSIILLPDPQTYVKFGRNQPLLELMTTWIRENINTLNIKMVLCTGDLVEQNEKINPNGISSNQSSKAQWESVSHAFGRLDGLVPYITACGNHDYGYVNIENRKSNFMNYFPVDKNFKNQEILREVGLNAENVPTLENAVFEFESPQGRKFLFVSLEFAPRDTIVEWAKEVTSMEKYKDHTVALLTHSYLNPKNEHIVKEHYKIEDCNYGAALFDKLVKPSKNIQMVFAGHIGRPNDPKSHVAFRTDRNAGNKKVQQLVFNAQALGGGWMGNGGDGWLRILEFLPDNKTVKVKTFSPLFGISPTTQKYAWRSESYDEFSFELD is encoded by the coding sequence ATGAGAATACTTTGTATTGATTTCAAAAAAGCAATAGTGCTGTTTAAGAGAAATTTCCAAAACTGGAATTTCCCTACATTAGCTCTTATTTGTTGTCTTTCTGGATTATCCGTTTCTGCACAAGACAACTATGAGCCACCGCACTTGAGCTCCCCGGATTCTTGGTCGATTATTTTACTTCCTGATCCGCAAACGTATGTGAAATTTGGAAGGAATCAACCTTTGTTAGAATTAATGACCACTTGGATCAGGGAGAATATAAATACATTAAACATTAAAATGGTACTCTGTACAGGAGATTTAGTAGAGCAGAACGAAAAAATAAATCCCAACGGCATTTCTTCTAATCAATCTAGCAAAGCGCAATGGGAGTCCGTCTCACATGCTTTTGGACGCTTAGATGGATTGGTGCCCTACATTACTGCCTGTGGCAACCATGATTACGGATATGTAAATATTGAAAATCGGAAATCTAACTTCATGAATTATTTTCCAGTAGATAAAAATTTTAAGAATCAAGAGATATTACGCGAAGTAGGATTAAATGCCGAGAATGTCCCTACTCTAGAAAATGCAGTATTCGAATTCGAATCACCACAGGGAAGGAAATTTTTATTCGTTTCCCTAGAATTTGCTCCCAGAGACACCATAGTGGAATGGGCAAAAGAGGTAACCAGTATGGAGAAATACAAAGACCATACCGTTGCGCTTCTCACCCATTCATATCTGAACCCCAAAAACGAACACATCGTCAAAGAACACTATAAAATTGAAGATTGTAACTATGGTGCAGCTTTGTTCGATAAATTAGTAAAGCCTTCTAAAAATATCCAAATGGTATTTGCTGGTCATATAGGTCGACCCAATGACCCCAAATCTCACGTAGCATTCCGTACGGACAGGAATGCAGGAAATAAAAAAGTACAGCAGTTGGTTTTCAACGCCCAGGCTTTGGGAGGGGGATGGATGGGAAATGGTGGCGACGGATGGCTTAGAATCCTAGAATTTTTGCCAGATAATAAGACCGTAAAGGTCAAAACATTCTCGCCTCTATTTGGAATATCTCCAACCACCCAAAAATATGCATGGCGCTCGGAATCCTATGATGAGTTTAGTTTTGAGCTTGATTAA
- a CDS encoding RNA polymerase sigma factor → MYKKDTLFLDGLKNGEERAYENLYHKYYTSLVMYCYNLTKDQDRAEDIVQQTFVKIWIKRETLDIHSSFKNYLYRSVYNTFLKEYRKLKKEELALLELKNDILVDFEERDEAVLEERMKLLEKAIDQLPKKNKVVFLLSKKSGYKHKEIAAQLDISEKAVEKHISRATQSIKTWLKEKKTSLLIVFLSCNKSCNN, encoded by the coding sequence TTGTACAAGAAAGATACTTTATTTCTAGACGGCCTTAAAAATGGAGAAGAAAGGGCTTATGAAAACCTATACCATAAATACTATACAAGTCTAGTAATGTATTGCTATAACTTAACCAAGGACCAAGACCGAGCAGAGGATATTGTACAACAAACCTTTGTGAAAATTTGGATTAAAAGGGAAACCCTAGATATCCATTCTTCTTTTAAGAATTATCTTTATCGGTCTGTTTATAATACCTTTCTTAAAGAATACCGAAAGCTTAAAAAAGAAGAGCTTGCACTTTTAGAGCTCAAAAATGATATCCTAGTAGATTTTGAGGAAAGAGATGAAGCAGTTTTAGAAGAAAGAATGAAACTGTTAGAAAAGGCCATAGATCAACTCCCGAAAAAAAACAAGGTGGTTTTTTTGCTCAGCAAGAAATCTGGGTACAAGCACAAGGAAATCGCGGCCCAATTGGATATTTCAGAAAAGGCGGTGGAAAAACATATTAGTCGTGCAACACAGTCCATAAAGACATGGCTCAAGGAGAAAAAAACAAGTTTACTGATAGTATTCTTGAGTTGTAATAAGAGTTGTAATAATTAA
- a CDS encoding sulfatase, with amino-acid sequence MSLNYLTNKNPIKIHVIKTDLKPYKTIYFLIFSLLTIISCGSKIDKNNPDFNTRKKELNAMDDRPNILWIIADDLGPDLNCFGESLVYTPNLDKLASEGVKYLNTYTVAAVCSVSRSTLITGMYPGSIGSQQHRTRYKASLPNGVKPITEYFKDAGYFVTNKGKTDYNFIHDKKDLYHGTDWKERKKGQPFFSQIQIPIPHRPFKKDTSHPIDPNTIKLPLYYPNKLMVRQDWAMYLETVQLMDQKVGEILNRLEAEGLSDNTVVFFFGDQGRPHVREKQFLYDGGLHTPLIVKWPGKIEPGTSNSNLVSNVDIAPTTLNIANIEFKNNIQGRDFLAQNALPRKYIFGMRDRRDETVDRIRMVRSNDFKYIRNYYPELPYTQFNAYKKYEYPILTLMQIMYKDSLLTKEQARFMKNKRASEELYDLKNDPNELFNIINDKRYEKEKKLLSNELEKWIGKTDKGQYPEDSNEIEYAKNMMTELFKNQMESRGLNPNISDELYLEYWRDYLKAQFEPVN; translated from the coding sequence ATGAGTTTAAATTATTTGACAAACAAAAATCCTATCAAAATCCATGTTATCAAAACGGATTTGAAACCATATAAGACAATTTACTTTTTAATATTCTCACTCTTAACGATAATCAGTTGTGGAAGTAAAATAGATAAAAATAATCCTGATTTTAATACCAGAAAAAAAGAACTCAACGCAATGGATGATAGGCCAAATATCCTTTGGATCATCGCAGATGATCTAGGCCCCGATCTAAATTGTTTTGGAGAATCCCTGGTTTACACTCCCAATCTGGATAAGCTCGCTTCTGAAGGCGTAAAATATTTGAATACGTATACTGTGGCAGCCGTGTGCTCGGTAAGTAGATCAACCTTAATTACGGGCATGTACCCCGGAAGTATTGGTTCTCAGCAACACAGGACCAGATACAAAGCCTCCTTGCCAAATGGGGTCAAACCTATCACAGAATATTTTAAGGATGCTGGCTATTTCGTTACCAACAAGGGTAAAACAGATTACAATTTTATCCATGATAAAAAAGACTTATATCATGGAACCGATTGGAAGGAAAGAAAAAAAGGGCAGCCATTTTTCTCCCAAATTCAAATTCCCATACCACATCGCCCATTTAAAAAAGACACTTCCCATCCCATTGACCCTAATACTATAAAATTGCCACTTTATTATCCAAATAAGCTAATGGTAAGACAGGATTGGGCAATGTATCTAGAGACAGTGCAACTAATGGATCAAAAAGTAGGTGAAATCCTCAATCGATTGGAAGCTGAGGGACTTTCAGATAACACAGTGGTATTCTTTTTCGGGGACCAAGGCAGGCCTCATGTAAGGGAGAAACAGTTTTTATACGATGGTGGTCTTCATACGCCCTTAATTGTTAAATGGCCAGGAAAAATTGAACCAGGTACAAGTAACAGTAATCTTGTTAGCAATGTAGATATTGCTCCAACGACTTTAAATATCGCCAATATAGAATTCAAAAATAACATTCAAGGCCGTGATTTTCTAGCCCAAAACGCCCTGCCCAGAAAATATATTTTTGGGATGAGGGACAGAAGGGATGAGACGGTCGATCGAATAAGAATGGTGCGTAGCAATGATTTTAAATATATAAGAAATTACTATCCGGAACTCCCATACACTCAATTTAATGCTTATAAGAAGTATGAATATCCAATACTGACGCTCATGCAGATTATGTACAAAGATAGCTTGCTTACAAAAGAGCAAGCTAGATTTATGAAGAATAAAAGAGCTAGCGAAGAGCTTTACGATTTGAAGAATGACCCCAATGAATTATTTAACATAATCAACGACAAACGTTATGAAAAAGAAAAAAAGCTATTGAGCAATGAATTAGAAAAATGGATAGGGAAAACAGATAAAGGGCAATACCCCGAAGATTCGAACGAAATTGAGTATGCAAAAAATATGATGACCGAACTATTTAAAAATCAAATGGAATCCAGAGGTTTAAACCCCAATATTTCAGACGAACTATATTTAGAATATTGGAGAGATTATTTAAAAGCCCAGTTTGAGCCTGTAAATTAA
- a CDS encoding DNA-directed RNA polymerase subunit alpha C-terminal domain-containing protein: MKKAITKDRVTYDEFLEALAIVKQFRKQVSTLYKETEGEVGSLSKFIGVDKNTKIYRLPLSTRAMNVLKAMDNIDILEDTTEDLAKITLTELLHTPNAGHKTIDEFQELCMFVNLKMKRQ; this comes from the coding sequence ATGAAAAAAGCCATAACAAAAGATAGGGTCACTTACGATGAATTTTTAGAAGCTTTGGCAATTGTAAAGCAATTCAGGAAGCAAGTATCTACACTTTATAAGGAAACGGAAGGAGAGGTGGGATCATTATCCAAATTTATCGGTGTGGACAAGAATACCAAAATTTATAGATTACCCTTATCTACAAGAGCAATGAACGTACTGAAAGCAATGGACAATATTGATATCTTGGAAGATACGACCGAGGATTTGGCCAAAATCACCTTGACCGAACTTTTACACACTCCGAATGCCGGCCACAAAACCATTGATGAATTTCAAGAGCTTTGTATGTTCGTCAATTTAAAAATGAAGCGACAATAG
- a CDS encoding Gfo/Idh/MocA family protein: MQNKKNTTEGRRKFIYQTAALASFTIVPSYVLALNEKAPNNRINLGFIGAGRQALNLQKSFLQTQEIQIVAVSDVYRSKMQHFIFELDAWHTTNQSNFKQDCVAHEDFMELLDRKDIDGVVIASPDHWHASMAVRAAEAGKDIYCEKPLSLTISEGCAMVNATRKNKRIFQTGSMQRSWPEFRQTVELIKNGYIGDIQSIKVNVGGSPKPYDLPQETIPYDLNWDLWLGPNEFVHYNHQLNPAIGDDLWAQWRYYKGLGGGDMTDWGTHMFDIVQWALDKDDSGPIEIIPPDGSNYPHLTFNYGDGIVVTREDFGKNHAIQFKGTEGSIEVQRHKLVTFPESLSTESIKENENKVYYSDNHYKDFLDAMRSRKKPIADVETGHRSATICNLGNIACELRRPLYWNPKKEKFKRDSEANKLRSRKMKPEWSV, from the coding sequence ATGCAAAATAAAAAAAACACCACTGAAGGCAGAAGAAAATTTATTTATCAGACCGCTGCCTTGGCTTCTTTTACCATAGTTCCGAGCTATGTATTGGCACTCAATGAAAAGGCTCCAAATAATAGGATTAACTTAGGTTTTATTGGGGCTGGCAGACAGGCATTGAATTTGCAAAAATCCTTTTTACAAACCCAAGAAATTCAAATTGTAGCAGTAAGTGACGTATATCGTTCCAAAATGCAACACTTTATATTCGAACTGGACGCATGGCATACAACAAATCAAAGTAATTTTAAACAAGATTGTGTCGCCCATGAAGACTTTATGGAGCTATTAGATCGTAAGGACATTGATGGGGTTGTAATTGCCAGTCCGGATCATTGGCATGCGTCAATGGCTGTAAGAGCGGCTGAAGCCGGTAAAGATATTTATTGTGAAAAGCCGCTGTCCCTTACCATTTCCGAAGGTTGTGCCATGGTAAATGCAACTCGTAAGAATAAAAGAATATTTCAAACCGGGAGTATGCAACGATCATGGCCCGAATTTAGGCAGACAGTAGAGTTGATCAAGAATGGTTATATTGGTGACATTCAGTCAATAAAAGTGAACGTTGGCGGTTCACCAAAACCTTATGATCTGCCCCAAGAAACAATTCCCTATGATCTTAATTGGGACTTATGGTTAGGACCCAATGAATTCGTTCATTATAACCATCAACTTAATCCTGCTATCGGGGATGATTTATGGGCACAATGGCGTTATTATAAAGGACTTGGAGGAGGCGACATGACGGATTGGGGGACGCATATGTTCGATATCGTCCAATGGGCACTGGATAAAGATGATAGTGGCCCTATTGAAATAATACCGCCTGATGGGAGCAACTACCCCCATTTGACTTTTAATTATGGCGACGGAATCGTAGTGACCCGTGAGGATTTTGGTAAAAATCACGCTATACAGTTCAAAGGAACCGAAGGCTCCATAGAAGTACAACGACACAAGTTGGTGACCTTTCCCGAATCGCTATCAACCGAATCTATAAAAGAAAATGAAAACAAGGTCTATTATAGCGATAACCATTATAAGGATTTTCTAGATGCAATGAGATCACGTAAAAAACCAATCGCCGATGTTGAAACAGGGCATCGCAGTGCCACAATATGTAATCTCGGCAATATAGCTTGTGAACTTAGGAGACCATTATATTGGAATCCCAAAAAGGAAAAATTCAAACGGGATTCAGAAGCAAATAAATTGCGTTCCCGCAAAATGAAACCCGAGTGGAGTGTATAA
- a CDS encoding RagB/SusD family nutrient uptake outer membrane protein, which translates to MKPLYTPFLIAISLTILSCSDEMIDVQPTDQLSDGTLWSSADNAGLFLNDIYNSLNPGPESSIWTNVPSEISNDPLDNFSDNSVSGNIAGIPSYENFALGTYGPSTPIFNRHWRNMYENIRKCNLLIVNVQKADFKEDSKNSLIAQARFLRAYYYKSLVDLYGGVPLILKPLNRNTDGDEIFTARNTYEECVSFIQTECEEASINLPLTVSSENIGRATKGAAWALKGELELYAGKWQDAASTNLKIMESSAGYDLYPDYEKLFHIANENNEEIIFDVQYEAEIKGTIKEKYWNPIHVADGNGWGAVNPTQDLIDSYEFLDGKTEAEGSALFDPSNPYKNRSQRFYGSIIYDGSTWKDDIIYTRLGIPNNRNEIDVPGKGGKTRSGYFLRKLIDPSIVPGNSSGSNAIIWRYAEVLLNYAEAKNEVSGPDPSIYDVVNKVRQRAGLPNLPVGLSQSELRERIRRERRVELAFEGKRLFDLWRWKIADDVFNKPLQGMKISEDGGNLVYEKINIGGGDILFDATKNYLMPIPENVISSNSKISQNSGY; encoded by the coding sequence ATGAAACCATTATATACTCCGTTTTTGATTGCTATATCCTTAACAATACTTTCATGTAGCGACGAAATGATAGACGTACAGCCCACCGATCAATTAAGCGATGGTACATTGTGGAGCAGTGCAGATAATGCAGGACTTTTCTTGAACGATATTTACAATAGTTTGAATCCAGGACCAGAGTCTTCAATTTGGACAAATGTACCATCAGAAATCAGCAATGATCCCCTTGATAATTTCTCAGATAATAGCGTAAGCGGGAATATAGCAGGTATTCCTTCCTACGAAAATTTCGCATTGGGTACTTATGGACCATCAACGCCAATATTCAATAGGCATTGGAGAAATATGTATGAAAATATCCGTAAATGCAATTTATTAATTGTCAATGTGCAAAAGGCGGACTTTAAGGAAGATTCAAAGAACTCCCTGATTGCTCAAGCAAGGTTTTTACGTGCGTACTATTATAAATCCCTTGTGGATCTATACGGCGGTGTTCCACTGATTCTAAAGCCATTAAATCGTAATACCGATGGCGATGAAATATTTACGGCCAGAAATACTTATGAAGAATGTGTTTCTTTTATACAGACTGAATGCGAAGAAGCATCAATAAACCTGCCCTTGACCGTTTCATCCGAAAATATTGGACGCGCTACAAAAGGTGCTGCCTGGGCCTTAAAGGGAGAGTTGGAACTTTATGCTGGAAAATGGCAGGATGCTGCTTCCACCAACTTAAAAATAATGGAGTCCAGTGCAGGTTACGACCTTTATCCTGATTACGAAAAACTGTTTCATATAGCCAATGAGAACAATGAAGAAATAATATTTGATGTGCAGTATGAGGCAGAAATAAAGGGAACAATAAAAGAAAAGTATTGGAATCCGATCCACGTGGCAGATGGTAATGGATGGGGAGCCGTTAATCCTACGCAGGATCTTATAGATAGCTATGAGTTTCTTGATGGCAAAACGGAAGCAGAAGGTTCTGCATTATTCGATCCCTCCAACCCATATAAAAACCGTAGCCAAAGATTCTATGGATCTATAATTTATGATGGCTCAACTTGGAAAGATGACATTATTTATACGAGGTTAGGCATTCCAAATAATAGGAATGAGATAGATGTTCCAGGTAAGGGCGGCAAAACTCGCTCTGGATACTTCCTTCGAAAACTAATAGACCCCTCAATTGTTCCAGGAAATAGCAGTGGATCAAATGCAATAATTTGGCGATATGCAGAAGTGCTGCTCAATTATGCCGAAGCAAAAAATGAAGTCTCCGGTCCGGATCCAAGCATCTATGATGTAGTAAATAAAGTAAGACAAAGAGCAGGGTTGCCCAACCTTCCCGTTGGTCTTTCCCAATCCGAGCTTAGAGAGCGAATCCGGAGAGAAAGAAGAGTAGAACTTGCATTTGAGGGGAAACGATTGTTCGATTTATGGAGATGGAAAATCGCAGATGATGTGTTTAACAAACCACTTCAAGGGATGAAGATTTCAGAAGACGGAGGGAACTTGGTCTATGAAAAAATAAATATAGGTGGCGGAGATATCCTTTTTGATGCCACAAAAAATTATCTAATGCCTATTCCTGAAAATGTGATATCATCAAATTCAAAAATCTCGCAAAATTCAGGCTATTAA
- a CDS encoding sulfatase-like hydrolase/transferase, with protein sequence MNRSIIMAIMLMVQPSLITLYAQIDNQRPNIILIMVDDLGYGDLGSYGQKMIHTPNLDKMAERGMKFTNYYSGSTVCAPSREALLTGMHTGHTFIRGNFLTDEMADPALPTEKKTIAEILKNNGYKTGLIGKWGLGEPGKGPKSQGFDYSYGYLDQINAHNYYPPFLFENEKKILLDENEDGRQGTYSHDLFIDKTKDFIDGQQAERPFFLYLPYTMPHGKHVIPDNSLYANQDWPEKFKNYAAMISRLDKDVKGIIDHLKEKNLDENTIIFFTSDNGANPEFGKFFNSNGGFRGAKRDMYEGGIRVPLIAYWPQKIKGGQVSDEILAAWDFMPTIAEISSVSIKEPIDGISFYNTLFGTGVQFPHPYLYWENYTYNYSWDKPNNALPRNWLSSRAIRMGKWKAVSTHTPDSKNETIELYNLLLDRQEKHNVAEQHPDILLDIKNIFETASTKNAPYFPYQLHTYDIKSSKQLKDFFRYSPVKKPIVSAHRGGPRQGFPENCIATFNNTLLHTPAILEIDPHYTKDGEIILMHDPTLDRTTNGSGKVSDYTLSELKKLRLKDTEGELTNYQIPTLDEALIWAKGKTILVLDQKDVPIEMRIQKIVENNAEANAIVIAYSLEDIKKAYQLNNNIVMEVMMGKKSNIKDLDESGVPWQNVIGFISHDLPPNKEIIELLHERGTMSIQGSSRNIDKQFATGKIDKVQLINGYLNILGSGIDIIEVDLGIEAGEALKNINKP encoded by the coding sequence ATGAACCGATCAATCATTATGGCCATTATGTTAATGGTTCAACCTAGTTTAATCACACTATATGCCCAAATCGATAACCAAAGACCTAATATCATTCTAATTATGGTTGACGATCTTGGCTATGGCGATCTTGGGAGTTACGGACAAAAAATGATCCACACTCCAAATCTTGATAAGATGGCGGAGCGCGGGATGAAATTCACCAATTACTATTCCGGCTCTACTGTTTGTGCTCCATCAAGAGAAGCACTTTTAACAGGCATGCATACCGGGCATACTTTTATAAGAGGTAATTTTTTAACAGATGAAATGGCGGACCCCGCCTTACCGACTGAAAAGAAGACCATCGCAGAAATCCTCAAGAACAATGGATATAAGACCGGACTCATCGGAAAATGGGGGTTAGGGGAACCAGGAAAGGGACCAAAATCTCAGGGATTTGATTATTCTTATGGTTATCTTGATCAAATTAACGCACACAACTACTATCCTCCCTTCCTTTTCGAAAATGAAAAAAAGATTTTACTAGATGAGAACGAAGATGGAAGACAAGGAACTTACAGCCATGATCTTTTTATTGATAAAACAAAGGATTTTATTGATGGACAACAGGCTGAGCGACCATTCTTTCTCTATTTGCCCTATACCATGCCACATGGAAAGCATGTAATACCTGATAATTCACTTTACGCAAATCAAGATTGGCCAGAAAAATTTAAGAATTATGCCGCAATGATATCTCGTTTAGATAAAGACGTGAAGGGCATAATCGATCATTTAAAAGAAAAGAATTTAGATGAAAACACCATAATATTCTTTACAAGCGACAATGGGGCCAATCCAGAATTTGGTAAATTCTTCAATAGTAATGGAGGTTTCAGAGGTGCAAAACGTGATATGTACGAAGGAGGCATCCGCGTTCCATTGATAGCCTATTGGCCACAAAAAATTAAAGGCGGCCAAGTATCTGATGAAATTCTTGCCGCATGGGACTTTATGCCTACGATTGCTGAAATTTCGTCGGTTTCAATTAAAGAACCTATTGATGGAATTTCGTTTTACAATACCCTATTCGGTACAGGAGTACAATTTCCACATCCTTATCTATATTGGGAAAATTACACTTATAATTATAGTTGGGACAAACCCAACAACGCTTTACCAAGGAATTGGCTAAGCAGTAGGGCAATAAGAATGGGAAAATGGAAGGCAGTATCTACTCACACCCCAGATAGCAAAAATGAAACTATAGAGCTCTACAACTTACTGCTGGACCGCCAAGAAAAACATAATGTGGCAGAACAGCACCCCGATATACTTTTGGACATAAAAAATATATTCGAGACTGCTTCTACAAAGAATGCTCCCTATTTCCCATATCAATTGCATACTTATGATATAAAATCTTCAAAGCAGCTTAAGGATTTTTTTAGATATTCTCCAGTAAAGAAACCAATCGTGAGTGCACATAGGGGCGGACCTCGACAAGGTTTCCCGGAAAATTGCATCGCCACCTTTAATAATACGCTGTTGCACACCCCCGCAATTTTGGAAATCGACCCCCATTACACCAAGGATGGAGAAATCATACTAATGCACGATCCAACTCTGGATAGGACAACCAATGGGTCGGGAAAAGTTTCTGATTATACCTTGTCGGAGTTGAAAAAACTGAGATTGAAGGATACAGAAGGGGAATTGACCAACTATCAGATCCCTACCTTGGATGAAGCACTTATATGGGCCAAAGGCAAGACGATCCTTGTATTAGATCAAAAAGATGTTCCAATTGAAATGCGAATTCAGAAAATAGTGGAAAACAATGCCGAAGCCAATGCCATTGTTATAGCATATTCCTTAGAAGATATTAAAAAAGCTTACCAGCTAAACAATAATATTGTAATGGAAGTTATGATGGGGAAAAAAAGTAATATTAAGGACTTAGATGAAAGTGGGGTTCCGTGGCAGAACGTTATTGGTTTCATTAGCCATGATCTACCTCCCAATAAAGAAATTATAGAATTACTTCATGAACGGGGAACCATGTCCATCCAAGGTAGTTCCAGGAACATCGATAAACAATTCGCTACAGGAAAAATAGATAAAGTCCAGTTGATTAATGGGTATTTGAATATTCTTGGAAGCGGGATAGATATTATTGAGGTCGATTTAGGAATAGAGGCGGGAGAAGCCTTGAAAAATATAAATAAGCCATGA